A window from Microbacterium ginsengiterrae encodes these proteins:
- the ptsP gene encoding phosphoenolpyruvate--protein phosphotransferase, whose translation MAEALPAPKNTPSDIGAEAERTRARDAVAAVATELQQRAESAGGSAQEVLEAQAMIAEDPTLQDEVDARIDDGATAEWAVHDAFAGFRATLEAVGGYLGERAADLDDIAQRVLARLSGVDAPGVPEPGHPFVLVARDLAPADTALLNLDQVLALVTTDGGPTSHTAILAREKGIVAIVGATAATDLENGQLVIVDAAAGTVTADPTAQQQERASARAAAREAAVDAPPTPGALADGTAIALLANLGKPADAADAVARGAEGVGLFRTEFLFLSASQAPTVAEQTETYRELLSAFGGKKVVVRMLDAGADKPLAFLNDAHEDNPALGLRGLRALRASEDILREQLTALAAADATTDADLWVMAPMVTTVEETAYFTGLAKEYGLKTAGVMVEVPASALLADRVLAHADFASIGTNDLTQYTMAADRLLGSVAGFQDPWHPAVLRLVGEVGAAGARAGKPVGICGEAAADPLLALVLVGLGATSLSMAPAALADVRLALSERTLDEARRLAEIALAADDAAGAHHAVAEAAAALPAQQKETTS comes from the coding sequence CCCGCGACGCCGTGGCCGCTGTGGCCACTGAGCTGCAGCAGCGCGCGGAGAGCGCAGGAGGGTCGGCGCAGGAGGTCCTCGAGGCGCAGGCGATGATCGCCGAGGACCCGACACTGCAGGACGAGGTCGACGCCCGCATCGACGACGGTGCGACGGCGGAATGGGCCGTGCACGACGCGTTCGCCGGATTCCGCGCCACGCTCGAGGCCGTCGGCGGCTACCTCGGCGAGCGCGCGGCCGACCTCGACGACATCGCCCAACGTGTCCTCGCCCGCCTGAGCGGCGTCGACGCCCCTGGCGTCCCCGAACCGGGGCATCCCTTCGTCCTCGTCGCACGCGACCTCGCTCCGGCCGACACGGCGCTGCTGAACCTCGACCAGGTGCTCGCTCTGGTCACCACCGACGGCGGCCCCACCTCGCACACGGCGATCCTCGCTCGCGAGAAGGGCATCGTCGCGATCGTCGGCGCCACGGCGGCGACCGACCTCGAGAACGGACAGCTCGTGATCGTGGATGCGGCCGCCGGCACCGTCACCGCCGACCCGACAGCGCAGCAGCAGGAGCGCGCGAGCGCTCGCGCCGCCGCGCGGGAGGCAGCCGTCGACGCACCGCCCACCCCCGGCGCACTCGCCGACGGCACGGCCATCGCTCTCCTCGCCAATCTCGGCAAGCCCGCCGACGCGGCGGATGCCGTCGCTCGAGGCGCCGAGGGTGTCGGCCTGTTCCGTACCGAATTCCTGTTCCTGTCGGCGTCGCAGGCGCCGACGGTGGCCGAGCAGACGGAGACCTACCGCGAACTGCTGAGCGCCTTCGGCGGCAAGAAGGTCGTCGTTCGGATGCTGGATGCCGGTGCCGACAAGCCGTTGGCGTTCCTCAACGATGCGCATGAGGACAATCCGGCCCTCGGGCTGCGCGGTCTCCGCGCGCTCCGCGCCAGCGAGGACATCCTGCGCGAGCAACTCACCGCGCTGGCCGCAGCGGATGCCACCACCGACGCGGACCTGTGGGTCATGGCACCCATGGTCACCACCGTCGAGGAGACGGCGTACTTCACCGGCCTCGCCAAGGAGTACGGCCTGAAGACCGCCGGGGTGATGGTCGAGGTCCCCGCGAGCGCGCTGCTCGCGGACCGCGTGCTCGCCCATGCCGACTTCGCCTCGATCGGCACGAACGATCTGACCCAGTACACGATGGCGGCCGACCGCCTGCTCGGATCCGTCGCCGGATTCCAGGACCCGTGGCACCCGGCGGTCCTGCGCCTGGTCGGCGAGGTCGGGGCAGCGGGAGCGCGTGCAGGCAAGCCGGTCGGGATCTGCGGCGAGGCCGCCGCCGACCCGCTCCTGGCCCTCGTGCTCGTCGGCCTCGGCGCCACGAGCCTGTCGATGGCCCCTGCGGCCCTCGCCGACGTCCGACTTGCGCTCTCCGAGCGCACCCTCGACGAGGCACGCCGCCTCGCCGAGATCGCACTGGCGGCAGATGACGCCGCCGGTGCACACCACGCCGTGGCAGAAGCCGCCGCGGCTCTACCCGCACAGCAGAAAGAGACGACATCATGA
- a CDS encoding PTS sugar transporter subunit IIA has protein sequence MGVLSIGQVRIHSGSATQEQALQEATDILVAAGAVTPAYIDAMRQREETVSTFMGNGLAIPHGTNETKEAILASGLSVVRYDGGVDWAGEQATFVIGIAGRGDEHLEILSQIAILFSDEDDVAKLNAAQTPDELFALLSAVNEG, from the coding sequence ATGGGCGTTCTGTCAATCGGCCAGGTGCGCATCCACTCCGGAAGCGCCACACAGGAGCAGGCACTGCAGGAGGCGACCGACATCCTCGTCGCCGCCGGGGCCGTCACCCCTGCCTACATCGACGCGATGCGTCAGCGCGAGGAGACCGTGTCGACCTTCATGGGCAACGGCCTGGCGATCCCGCACGGCACGAACGAGACGAAGGAGGCGATCCTCGCGTCCGGTCTGTCCGTGGTCCGATACGACGGCGGCGTCGACTGGGCGGGCGAGCAGGCCACCTTCGTGATCGGGATCGCCGGTCGCGGCGACGAGCACCTCGAGATCCTGTCGCAGATCGCGATCCTCTTCTCCGACGAGGACGACGTGGCCAAGCTCAACGCGGCCCAGACCCCGGACGAGTTGTTCGCACTGCTGTCGGCGGTGAACGAAGGATGA
- a CDS encoding PTS mannitol transporter subunit IICB, producing MTTTSTAAPRKTGLRVGVQRFGTFLSGMIMPNIAAFIAWGFITMLFIPAGFFGADSPFGWHWAPVAEIIGGGGDAATIQWEGAMTALAEGDGGNFFAYVGLVSPMITYLLPLLIANMGGRLVYGERGGVVATIATMGVIVGTNIPMFLGAMIMGPLAAWITKQMDKLWDGKIKAGFEMLVNNFSAGILGMILAVAGFFAFGPLMLGISAALGGAVGWLVDLQLLPLVSIIVEPAKVLFLNNAINHGVFTPLGIEQAAETGKSILFLIEANPGPGLGLLLAFTFFGVGAAKASAPGAAVIQFFGGIHEIYFPYALSKPATILALIAGGASGVATNMLLGGGLGFPAAPGSIIAVTAAAIGSGVGNLLVVYLSVVIAAVVTFLITAVILRASRKRDLEAEGDSFGAAIAQTEANKGKKSEHLSNLAASAAGSATGAPTTTAVATAPIQKIVFACDAGMGSSAMGASVLRNKLKKAGVTDVSVTNAAIANLDGTADLVITQQQLTDRARGKSPNSQHVSVDNFMNAPQYEEVVEMVREQKESGE from the coding sequence ATGACGACGACGTCAACTGCGGCCCCGAGGAAGACCGGCCTCCGGGTCGGAGTGCAGAGGTTCGGCACCTTCCTCTCCGGCATGATCATGCCGAACATCGCCGCCTTCATCGCATGGGGATTCATCACCATGCTGTTCATCCCCGCCGGGTTCTTCGGCGCCGACAGCCCGTTCGGATGGCACTGGGCGCCGGTCGCCGAGATCATCGGCGGTGGCGGCGACGCCGCGACCATCCAGTGGGAGGGGGCCATGACGGCCCTCGCCGAGGGCGACGGCGGCAACTTCTTCGCCTACGTCGGTCTCGTCAGCCCGATGATCACGTACCTGCTGCCGCTGCTCATCGCCAACATGGGCGGACGCCTCGTGTACGGCGAGCGCGGCGGTGTCGTCGCCACGATCGCCACCATGGGTGTCATCGTCGGCACGAACATCCCGATGTTCCTCGGCGCGATGATCATGGGCCCGCTGGCCGCGTGGATCACCAAGCAGATGGACAAGCTCTGGGACGGCAAGATCAAGGCCGGCTTCGAGATGCTCGTGAACAACTTCTCCGCCGGCATCCTCGGCATGATCCTCGCCGTCGCCGGATTCTTCGCGTTCGGGCCGCTCATGCTCGGCATCAGCGCCGCCCTCGGCGGTGCCGTCGGCTGGCTGGTCGATCTGCAGCTGCTCCCGCTCGTGTCGATCATCGTCGAGCCTGCGAAGGTGCTCTTCCTGAACAACGCCATCAACCACGGCGTGTTCACGCCGCTGGGCATCGAGCAGGCCGCGGAGACGGGCAAGTCGATCCTGTTCCTCATCGAGGCCAACCCCGGCCCCGGTCTCGGTCTGCTCCTGGCCTTCACGTTCTTCGGTGTCGGAGCCGCGAAGGCCTCGGCGCCCGGCGCCGCGGTCATCCAGTTCTTCGGCGGCATCCACGAGATCTACTTCCCCTACGCGCTGAGCAAGCCCGCCACGATCCTCGCCCTCATCGCCGGTGGCGCCTCCGGTGTCGCGACGAACATGCTGCTCGGCGGCGGTCTCGGCTTCCCCGCGGCCCCCGGCAGCATCATCGCCGTGACCGCTGCCGCGATCGGCAGCGGTGTCGGCAACCTGCTGGTCGTCTACCTCTCGGTGGTCATCGCCGCCGTGGTGACGTTCCTCATCACCGCGGTGATCCTGCGGGCGTCGCGCAAGCGCGACCTCGAGGCCGAGGGCGACTCCTTCGGCGCCGCGATCGCACAGACCGAGGCGAACAAGGGCAAGAAGTCCGAGCACCTGTCGAACCTCGCCGCCTCCGCCGCAGGATCCGCTACGGGCGCCCCGACCACGACCGCCGTGGCCACGGCACCGATCCAGAAGATCGTGTTCGCCTGCGATGCAGGGATGGGTTCGTCGGCGATGGGCGCGAGTGTGCTGCGCAACAAGCTGAAGAAGGCGGGAGTCACCGACGTCTCGGTGACCAACGCCGCGATCGCGAACCTGGACGGCACCGCCGACCTGGTGATCACCCAGCAGCAGCTGACCGACCGCGCCAGGGGCAAGTCCCCGAACTCGCAGCACGTCTCGGTCGACAACTTCATGAATGCACCGCAGTATGAAGAGGTCGTCGAGATGGTTCGCGAGCAGAAGGAATCCGGCGAGTAA
- a CDS encoding flavin-containing monooxygenase has protein sequence MSRYAVIGAGPSGLSAARALQKQGIEVDGYEASHGVGGLWDIANPRSSMYESAHLISSRTTTEFAEFPMRSTVDYPSHHVLREYFQSFADHYGLTGLFRFDTRVTRLEPRDGGWDLSAEGPDGSQTTWYAGVILANGTLAEPNVPTFAGDFDGEIMHTHFYKRATQLAGRRVLIVGAGNSGCDIAVDAVHHAAAVDMSVRRGYYFVPRYIFGRPSDTLNQGRPLPARLKQAVDARVLKAFTGDPVAFGFPRPDYRIYESHPIVNTMVLNHLGQGDLRIRADVARFDGETVHFRDGSAGDYDLVLLATGYRLDYPFVDRSHLSWHGASPRLFLNIFPPSFNGLYVMGMVEASGLGWQGRFEQAELLASYLAAVEQDPARAERFRARVTTAPWPDVTGGYRYLNLDRMSYYVNKDAYRGAVRAERKAVEAA, from the coding sequence ATGAGCAGGTACGCCGTCATCGGCGCGGGTCCATCCGGATTGTCGGCAGCCAGGGCGCTGCAGAAGCAGGGCATCGAGGTCGACGGCTATGAGGCCTCCCATGGCGTCGGAGGCCTCTGGGACATCGCCAATCCCCGCAGCTCCATGTACGAGTCGGCGCATCTGATCTCGTCGCGCACGACGACGGAGTTCGCCGAGTTCCCGATGCGCTCGACGGTCGACTACCCCAGTCACCACGTGCTGCGTGAGTACTTCCAGTCGTTCGCCGACCACTACGGGCTCACCGGCCTGTTCCGGTTCGACACGCGTGTCACGCGCCTCGAGCCGCGCGACGGCGGGTGGGATCTGTCCGCGGAGGGTCCGGACGGATCGCAGACCACCTGGTACGCGGGGGTCATCCTCGCCAACGGCACGCTCGCGGAGCCGAACGTCCCGACCTTCGCCGGCGACTTCGACGGCGAGATCATGCACACCCACTTCTACAAGCGCGCAACGCAACTGGCCGGACGCCGCGTCCTCATCGTCGGCGCCGGCAACTCCGGATGCGACATCGCCGTGGATGCCGTGCATCACGCCGCCGCCGTCGACATGAGCGTGCGGCGCGGGTACTACTTCGTCCCCCGCTACATCTTCGGCCGCCCCAGCGACACACTCAACCAGGGCCGGCCCCTCCCCGCCCGCCTCAAACAGGCCGTCGACGCGCGCGTGCTCAAGGCGTTCACCGGCGATCCGGTGGCCTTCGGGTTCCCCCGTCCCGACTACCGCATCTATGAGTCGCACCCGATCGTCAACACCATGGTGCTCAACCACCTCGGTCAGGGCGACCTGCGCATCCGCGCCGATGTCGCGCGCTTCGACGGCGAGACCGTTCACTTCCGCGACGGCAGCGCCGGCGACTACGACCTCGTCCTGCTCGCGACCGGCTACCGCCTCGACTATCCCTTCGTCGACCGCTCGCACCTGTCATGGCATGGCGCATCGCCCCGGCTGTTCCTCAACATCTTCCCTCCCTCGTTCAACGGCCTGTACGTGATGGGCATGGTCGAGGCATCCGGTCTCGGCTGGCAGGGACGCTTCGAGCAGGCCGAACTGCTCGCGAGTTATCTCGCGGCCGTCGAACAGGACCCCGCGCGCGCCGAGCGCTTCCGCGCGCGGGTGACCACCGCCCCGTGGCCCGACGTCACCGGGGGGTACCGCTACCTGAACCTCGACCGGATGTCGTACTACGTCAACAAGGACGCCTATCGCGGTGCGGTGCGCGCCGAGCGGAAGGCGGTGGAGGCGGCATGA
- a CDS encoding polysaccharide deacetylase family protein — translation MTGRARLAISAAAVVVLIAAVLAVFVLLRGGPDEAEAVAAPSPSATPSPTPTPLTEIEQLLADADDPSACAVEFTGDGIVDAPMLQTQGALYAGLPIPAREGMAFGGWYSAPDAATAFDPASRVNGADEVVCEDQRIELFGSWMPSEQNAAIGTRVPILMYHQFTTRPEGEDHWLRGNYAYIGDFDAHMGHIATTGFYLPTWDELSAFIDGRLYLPPRSVIVTDDDADQTWFDLAVPVVDAHGVLATSFMVTAYRSDPAPSIHVLRRSHTHDMHEAGDDGQGRMVNWTADEIAADLNTSGDVLGVREVIAYPFGHYNDTAKQGVAQAGYEMARTIEPGTVAIGTDRYALPVVRIDYGMGLDSLISLIG, via the coding sequence GTGACAGGGCGAGCGCGGCTCGCTATCAGCGCCGCGGCCGTCGTCGTCCTCATCGCCGCAGTCCTGGCGGTGTTCGTCCTGCTCAGGGGCGGGCCCGACGAGGCGGAAGCCGTGGCAGCGCCGTCCCCGAGCGCGACGCCTTCTCCGACGCCGACACCGCTGACGGAGATCGAACAGCTCCTCGCCGACGCGGACGATCCATCCGCCTGTGCGGTGGAGTTCACCGGCGACGGCATCGTCGACGCGCCGATGCTCCAGACCCAGGGAGCCCTGTACGCGGGGCTTCCGATCCCGGCCCGAGAGGGAATGGCCTTCGGTGGCTGGTATTCCGCACCGGACGCCGCGACCGCGTTCGACCCGGCATCCCGCGTCAACGGCGCCGACGAGGTCGTGTGTGAGGATCAGCGGATCGAGCTGTTCGGGTCATGGATGCCGTCCGAGCAGAACGCCGCGATCGGCACGCGGGTGCCGATCCTCATGTATCACCAGTTCACGACCCGCCCGGAGGGCGAGGACCACTGGCTCCGCGGCAACTACGCCTACATCGGCGACTTCGACGCGCACATGGGTCATATCGCGACGACGGGGTTCTATCTGCCCACCTGGGATGAGCTCAGCGCATTCATCGACGGTCGTCTGTACCTGCCGCCGCGATCGGTCATCGTCACCGACGACGACGCGGATCAGACCTGGTTCGATCTCGCCGTCCCCGTCGTCGACGCCCACGGGGTTCTGGCGACCTCGTTCATGGTCACCGCGTATCGATCCGACCCCGCTCCGTCGATCCACGTCCTGCGCCGCTCGCACACGCACGACATGCATGAAGCGGGCGACGACGGGCAGGGACGGATGGTGAACTGGACGGCGGATGAGATCGCCGCCGACCTGAACACGTCCGGTGATGTGCTCGGTGTCCGTGAGGTCATCGCGTACCCGTTCGGTCACTACAACGACACCGCCAAGCAGGGCGTCGCGCAGGCGGGCTACGAGATGGCGCGGACGATCGAGCCCGGCACGGTCGCGATCGGAACGGACAGATACGCCTTGCCGGTGGTCCGGATCGACTACGGCATGGGACTCGATTCCCTCATCAGTCTCATCGGCTGA
- a CDS encoding NAD-dependent epimerase/dehydratase family protein, translated as MTRVLITGGGGFLGSHVARLLAARDDVEAVVSADLRESADRDGIRSVRLDVTDAAGIAPVLREHRIDTVVHLAAIVNPGADVDLEYRVDVTGTANVLAACVETGVQRIVVSSSGAAYGYHRDNPDWIDENWPIRGNDVFPYSRHKRLVEEMLADTRQAHPELQQVVFRIGTILGPDVRNQITALWDGRRILKIAGSDSPFVFAWVDDVAAAMARAATDGPTGIYNVAGDGRMTVSEIASRLGKPLLTIPAWMLSLALRVGRVLRLTPHGPEKVIFLRYRPVLANTRLKEEFGLTPSRTSAEAFEEYLSTHPGVAATDPSGIGGRCEHVS; from the coding sequence GTGACCCGCGTGCTGATCACCGGAGGAGGCGGCTTCCTCGGATCGCACGTCGCCCGGCTTCTTGCGGCGCGCGACGACGTCGAAGCGGTCGTCTCCGCCGACCTCCGAGAGTCGGCGGATCGGGACGGCATCCGATCGGTGCGACTGGACGTCACGGACGCCGCCGGCATCGCGCCGGTGCTGCGCGAGCACCGCATCGACACCGTGGTGCACCTGGCCGCGATCGTGAACCCCGGAGCGGATGTGGACCTGGAGTACCGCGTGGACGTCACAGGAACCGCGAACGTCCTCGCGGCGTGCGTGGAGACCGGGGTGCAGCGCATCGTCGTCTCCAGCTCGGGGGCCGCATACGGCTACCACCGGGACAATCCGGACTGGATCGACGAGAACTGGCCGATCCGCGGCAATGATGTCTTCCCCTACTCACGGCACAAGCGACTCGTCGAGGAGATGCTCGCCGACACGCGACAGGCGCACCCGGAGCTCCAACAGGTCGTCTTCCGCATCGGGACCATCCTCGGCCCAGACGTCCGAAACCAGATCACCGCCCTGTGGGACGGCAGGAGGATCCTGAAGATCGCCGGATCGGACTCGCCGTTCGTGTTCGCGTGGGTTGACGACGTCGCCGCCGCGATGGCGCGCGCGGCCACCGACGGTCCGACCGGGATCTACAACGTGGCCGGCGACGGGCGCATGACGGTCTCCGAGATCGCCTCCCGCCTCGGCAAGCCGCTGCTGACGATACCGGCGTGGATGCTGTCGCTCGCGCTGCGCGTGGGACGCGTCCTGCGGCTGACCCCGCACGGGCCGGAGAAGGTGATCTTCCTCCGGTACCGGCCGGTGCTGGCCAACACCCGCCTCAAGGAGGAGTTCGGTCTCACCCCGTCACGCACGAGCGCCGAGGCGTTCGAGGAGTATCTGTCGACGCATCCCGGCGTGGCCGCCACTGACCCCAGCGGGATCGGCGGACGGTGCGAGCACGTATCCTGA
- a CDS encoding bile acid:sodium symporter family protein, whose product MNVDDVVLGFTPGSLTMLNIVLGLIMLGIALDTAPSDFRVVLRHPRPFIIALLAQLLLLPVVTFALTLVLPVTASMAMGMILVACCPPGNISQVLTHRSGGNVALSVSMTAVGNLLYIVAMPLSIAFWGSLHPTARTVLQQVALDPVKMLLEIVLIIGVPFAVGLLIRAKLPKLAAKAHPFVKWFSLLALVGFIVAALVGNWSVFLQVLGIIVLVVTVHDAVALALGYGTAVLGGLGTRERKAMTFEVGIRNAGLGLGIVFAFFDGLGGMAIVAGWWGIWDIVAGLVVATLWARHTSRRTGSPGGDASGRSAVEATS is encoded by the coding sequence ATGAACGTCGACGACGTCGTCCTCGGTTTCACTCCCGGTTCCCTGACGATGTTGAACATCGTCCTCGGGCTCATCATGCTCGGGATCGCGCTGGACACCGCGCCGAGCGACTTCCGCGTCGTGCTGCGGCACCCGCGGCCGTTCATCATCGCCCTCCTCGCCCAGCTGCTCCTGCTGCCGGTCGTCACGTTCGCGCTGACGCTCGTGCTGCCGGTGACGGCATCCATGGCGATGGGGATGATCCTCGTCGCCTGCTGCCCTCCGGGGAACATCTCGCAGGTACTCACCCACCGCTCCGGCGGCAATGTCGCCCTGTCCGTGTCGATGACCGCGGTCGGCAACCTCCTCTACATCGTCGCGATGCCGCTGAGCATCGCGTTCTGGGGGTCGCTGCACCCCACCGCACGCACCGTGCTCCAGCAGGTGGCCCTGGACCCGGTGAAGATGCTGCTGGAGATCGTCCTCATCATCGGTGTGCCCTTCGCCGTTGGCCTGCTCATCCGCGCGAAGCTGCCGAAGCTCGCGGCGAAGGCGCATCCGTTCGTGAAGTGGTTCAGCCTGCTGGCGCTGGTGGGCTTCATCGTGGCGGCCCTGGTCGGCAACTGGTCGGTCTTCCTCCAGGTGCTGGGGATCATCGTGCTCGTGGTGACCGTGCACGACGCCGTCGCCCTCGCGCTCGGCTACGGCACGGCGGTGCTCGGCGGTCTCGGCACACGCGAGCGCAAGGCCATGACGTTCGAGGTCGGCATCAGGAACGCCGGACTCGGTCTCGGCATCGTGTTCGCGTTCTTCGACGGCCTCGGCGGCATGGCGATCGTCGCCGGCTGGTGGGGCATCTGGGACATCGTCGCCGGCCTCGTCGTCGCGACGCTCTGGGCCAGGCACACCTCGCGGCGAACGGGATCACCAGGCGGCGACGCGAGCGGTCGCAGCGCGGTGGAGGCCACATCGTGA
- a CDS encoding mannitol-1-phosphate 5-dehydrogenase, with protein MKAVHFGAGNIGRGFVGLLLHEGGYEVVFSDVAGALVDAINATEQYTVHEAGPGGIDRVVTGYRAINSAENPDAVAEEVATADVVTCAVGPNVLRFIAPAIVDGLTRRDPALPPLKVMACENAIGATDQLKAEIEKAAADDAPLLLERAVFANTAVDRIVPAQPEGAGVDVTVEPYFEWAIEQGPFGGDLPRIPGAHFVDDLGPFIERKLFTVNTGHAATAYFGAQAGIDRISDALADPAIASRVGAALEETSAMLAAVHGLDEDELAEYRATILDRFRNPELVDTVQRVGRQPLRKLSRHERFIGPAAQAAQRGLSTEALLAAVGAALAFDDPADEQSVQMQQRLRTEDAADLAASVTGLEPAHPLFDRVRDVFAARQQELRTA; from the coding sequence ATGAAGGCCGTCCATTTCGGTGCAGGCAACATCGGGCGCGGCTTCGTCGGTCTGCTGCTGCACGAGGGCGGCTACGAGGTGGTGTTCTCCGACGTCGCCGGCGCCCTGGTGGACGCCATCAACGCCACCGAGCAGTACACCGTCCACGAGGCCGGCCCCGGTGGGATCGACCGCGTCGTCACCGGCTACCGCGCCATCAACAGCGCAGAGAACCCGGATGCGGTGGCCGAGGAGGTCGCGACGGCGGACGTCGTCACGTGCGCCGTCGGCCCGAACGTGCTCCGGTTCATCGCCCCGGCGATCGTCGACGGACTGACCAGACGCGACCCCGCCCTCCCCCCGCTCAAGGTCATGGCCTGCGAGAACGCGATCGGCGCCACCGACCAGTTGAAGGCGGAGATCGAGAAGGCGGCGGCGGACGACGCCCCGCTCCTGCTCGAGCGGGCGGTGTTCGCGAACACGGCGGTCGACCGCATCGTCCCGGCGCAGCCGGAGGGTGCGGGCGTCGACGTCACGGTCGAGCCGTACTTCGAATGGGCGATCGAGCAGGGCCCGTTCGGCGGCGACCTGCCGCGCATCCCCGGCGCCCACTTCGTCGACGATCTCGGTCCCTTCATCGAACGCAAGCTCTTCACCGTCAACACCGGCCATGCCGCGACGGCGTACTTCGGCGCGCAGGCGGGGATCGATCGGATCTCGGACGCGCTGGCCGACCCCGCCATCGCATCGCGAGTGGGGGCTGCCCTCGAGGAGACCTCCGCCATGCTCGCCGCCGTCCACGGTCTCGACGAGGACGAGCTCGCAGAGTACCGCGCGACGATCCTCGACCGGTTCCGCAACCCGGAACTCGTCGACACCGTGCAGCGCGTCGGTCGCCAGCCGCTGCGCAAGCTCTCCCGGCACGAGCGCTTCATCGGTCCGGCCGCGCAGGCGGCGCAGCGCGGACTCTCCACCGAGGCACTGCTCGCCGCGGTCGGTGCCGCTCTCGCCTTCGACGACCCCGCCGACGAGCAGTCCGTCCAGATGCAGCAACGACTGCGCACGGAGGACGCCGCTGACCTCGCCGCATCCGTCACCGGTCTCGAGCCCGCGCATCCGCTCTTCGACCGCGTCCGCGACGTGTTCGCGGCACGACAGCAGGAGCTGCGAACCGCCTGA
- a CDS encoding alpha/beta hydrolase gives MARTRRRRVLRWVAWSVVAVLLLAVGGTLAWTQIGVMDAEDGPLADARGNPLITIDDAAEGIVLAPADGTSESGMVFIPGAKVDPWAYVPVLQGVAEQGTTVVITRPWLNLAFFDLRELDDFTSAAPEIDRWSVGGHSLGGVRACQLAADAEALVLFASYCAVDLSDTDIAVLSVSGSEDGLSTPTKIDDARDLLPADAELVQIDGASHASFGDYGPQQGDGTPTISREEMRETVTELVAPFVQG, from the coding sequence ATGGCGAGAACACGGCGCAGGCGGGTCCTGCGATGGGTGGCGTGGAGCGTCGTCGCCGTGCTCCTTCTCGCCGTCGGCGGCACGCTCGCGTGGACTCAGATCGGCGTGATGGATGCCGAGGACGGACCCCTCGCCGATGCGCGCGGCAATCCGCTCATCACGATCGACGACGCCGCAGAGGGCATCGTGCTCGCACCGGCCGACGGGACCTCCGAGAGCGGGATGGTGTTCATCCCCGGCGCCAAGGTCGACCCGTGGGCGTACGTGCCGGTTCTCCAGGGTGTCGCCGAGCAGGGCACGACAGTGGTCATCACCCGTCCCTGGTTGAATCTGGCGTTCTTCGACCTTCGCGAACTCGACGACTTCACCTCGGCCGCCCCGGAGATCGACCGCTGGTCCGTCGGCGGGCATTCCCTCGGCGGGGTACGAGCCTGTCAGCTGGCCGCGGATGCCGAGGCGCTCGTCCTGTTCGCGTCGTACTGCGCGGTGGATCTCTCCGACACCGACATCGCCGTGCTCAGCGTGTCAGGGAGCGAGGACGGACTCTCGACCCCGACGAAGATCGACGACGCCCGCGACCTCCTGCCCGCGGACGCCGAACTCGTGCAGATCGACGGCGCATCACACGCGTCCTTCGGTGACTACGGCCCGCAGCAGGGCGACGGGACGCCGACCATTTCCCGCGAGGAGATGCGGGAGACCGTCACGGAGCTGGTGGCGCCGTTCGTACAGGGGTGA